A single region of the Leptolyngbya sp. 'hensonii' genome encodes:
- the cas1 gene encoding CRISPR-associated endonuclease Cas1, translating to MTTLYLTEPGTVVRFQNEALLICKQGQTRTLRVAELTLVVVLPGVQLTSVVIAELLDRGIETIFLRQDGQFRGRLQGHFATNPTIRLAQYRMVETTFGLALAHKLVEGKVRNQRVLLQRHNRKTQGQVSELVEAIDTIAAYLPRLHNSSAPLSRDELMGIEGICARTYYQALRHYFPAIWRFSGRNRQPPLDPINALLSWGYGVLLARVFSASVQAGLDPYLGFFHAIEPYRPNLVLDLMEEFRPIVVDQAVITLVQSDVLDLADFEPSPDGVGIWLGSTAKKLFLGELEKQLRQPLLYPPQNRRLSLSQILLEQARCLGRCLIDRGLNYEAFVLK from the coding sequence ATGACCACCCTTTATCTCACAGAGCCTGGAACTGTCGTTCGCTTTCAAAATGAAGCTCTGCTTATTTGCAAGCAGGGGCAAACTCGGACGTTGCGCGTCGCTGAATTAACATTGGTGGTCGTGTTACCAGGGGTACAATTAACCAGTGTGGTCATTGCAGAATTGCTGGATCGAGGGATTGAAACCATTTTCCTGCGTCAGGATGGTCAGTTTCGGGGCAGGCTGCAAGGCCACTTCGCCACAAATCCAACGATTCGTTTGGCCCAGTACCGGATGGTTGAGACCACCTTTGGGCTGGCTCTGGCCCACAAATTAGTAGAGGGCAAGGTTCGGAATCAGCGAGTTTTGCTGCAACGCCATAATCGGAAAACCCAGGGGCAGGTTTCTGAGCTGGTGGAGGCGATCGATACGATCGCAGCTTACTTACCTCGTCTTCACAACAGTTCAGCGCCCCTCAGTCGGGATGAGTTGATGGGCATTGAAGGCATTTGTGCCCGGACCTATTACCAGGCATTGCGTCACTACTTTCCGGCTATATGGCGTTTTTCGGGCCGCAATCGCCAACCCCCTCTGGATCCGATCAATGCGCTCTTAAGTTGGGGCTATGGCGTTCTACTGGCCAGGGTATTTTCAGCCTCAGTGCAGGCTGGGCTGGACCCCTATCTGGGGTTCTTTCATGCGATCGAGCCCTATCGTCCCAACCTGGTTCTGGATTTGATGGAGGAGTTTAGACCTATCGTGGTAGATCAGGCCGTGATTACGCTGGTCCAGTCGGATGTTTTGGATCTGGCTGATTTTGAACCTTCTCCCGATGGGGTTGGGATCTGGTTGGGCAGTACGGCTAAAAAACTGTTTTTGGGTGAACTGGAAAAGCAGTTACGCCAACCTCTTCTCTACCCACCTCAGAATCGCCGCTTAAGCTTGAGTCAGATTTTGTTGGAGCAGGCTCG
- the csx18 gene encoding CRISPR-associated protein Csx18, which yields MSDPLARQVIRYRTWVVALANAGITWVILIIAPLGLFAVITCTALVFLSSWLVGSLCDRALLALMNVESWDAFLSNTRRSDLGTSEQRSVNPQVLPTDQRRNLPD from the coding sequence ATGTCTGATCCTTTGGCTCGTCAAGTGATCCGATATCGAACCTGGGTTGTAGCCCTGGCTAATGCAGGAATCACCTGGGTGATTTTGATTATTGCGCCCCTAGGATTATTTGCCGTGATCACCTGTACGGCTCTGGTATTCCTGAGCAGTTGGTTAGTGGGTAGTTTGTGCGATCGGGCGCTGCTGGCCTTAATGAATGTAGAAAGTTGGGATGCTTTCCTGAGTAACACCCGGCGATCGGACTTGGGAACCTCAGAACAGAGGTCCGTGAATCCCCAGGTTTTACCCACGGATCAAAGACGCAACTTGCCCGATTAA
- the crn3 gene encoding CRISPR-associated ring nuclease Crn3/Csx3: protein MMDKNQSGVLLHLTPRQTAQGLQYQWLEIELTRSDRIIEPQALEDLRLPAGIDTTGGVVISGRAPIWLYSYLVHELHPTAWVACYDPRLGAVVVSTHSRLARIGQVIPIEPTGDRLRPHALCPALLVVGPPDSGKTVFSHSLFQALLPQYPDVYLQRAQWDGEGNYILELGPELTEPEREVFKAINRGQFTERFFPYQAQAILRLRRQKRLVIVDVGGMVQPEKQPLLEACSHYLIISSKPEAIAPWHEFCRDRGNLKPVAVLRSTLEDCTVVHQQEPYLDMTCGPWVHGKAPTMPDLLMSRIVGLLGTSSAVC from the coding sequence ATGATGGACAAGAATCAGTCAGGGGTTTTGCTCCACCTAACACCACGTCAAACAGCTCAGGGCCTGCAGTATCAATGGTTGGAGATTGAGCTGACTCGTAGCGATCGCATCATCGAACCACAGGCTCTGGAAGACTTGCGCTTACCCGCAGGGATTGATACGACAGGAGGAGTCGTCATCTCTGGGCGTGCCCCCATCTGGCTGTACAGCTACCTGGTGCACGAGCTACATCCTACGGCCTGGGTCGCCTGCTATGACCCGCGATTGGGCGCTGTGGTCGTTTCAACCCATTCTCGTCTGGCTCGGATTGGGCAGGTCATTCCGATTGAACCCACGGGCGATCGCCTTCGCCCCCATGCCCTCTGTCCGGCCCTGTTGGTGGTGGGTCCTCCAGACAGTGGCAAGACCGTATTTTCTCATAGCCTGTTCCAGGCGTTGCTGCCCCAGTATCCGGATGTGTATCTGCAACGGGCGCAATGGGATGGAGAGGGAAACTACATCCTGGAACTGGGACCTGAACTCACTGAACCAGAACGGGAGGTCTTCAAAGCCATCAACCGGGGCCAGTTCACAGAACGCTTTTTTCCCTACCAGGCTCAGGCGATTTTAAGGTTGCGACGGCAGAAGCGGTTGGTGATTGTGGATGTAGGAGGGATGGTACAACCAGAAAAGCAACCACTTCTGGAAGCCTGTTCCCATTATCTGATTATCAGTTCAAAGCCGGAGGCGATCGCGCCCTGGCATGAGTTCTGCCGTGATCGGGGCAATCTGAAGCCTGTCGCAGTGTTACGGAGTACGCTGGAGGACTGTACAGTAGTTCATCAACAGGAACCCTATCTGGATATGACCTGTGGCCCTTGGGTTCATGGAAAGGCCCCAACAATGCCCGATCTTCTCATGAGCCGTATTGTTGGGTTATTGGGAACAAGCAGCGCTGTCTGTTGA
- a CDS encoding TIGR03985 family CRISPR-associated protein encodes MLQWLSAGQLGNRLQRTVRLWVLLSHLYGPTWNWAIQLPQPFSYPDLRDRLFAPTHKQSDNLSIEVITSTCTDPSCACHQTMQAWLSGTHLIPSEPRWLEEMIHLTGLSMAELQGQLQLYPFATVHRSLREDLKLLAKLGWLQSSDRGSYLCQIPAHWPEPPTEVETAPELARLSSSETWDLLRALESVSFMQPNLEPTIQALWDQATKADPPMSRLEQEPTQRIFLELEYILFPDTQDRVDTYQDQLTQLWRKGEGGVITFEYFMARAQKQVQVIVHPVCIHYVRRAKYLSAYGLDPEGQIGWHNYRLDRIVSDRLRILPWGDPLVPKALKDLWHAGQLYTPDYVREQLRQAWGFNFYLRRELLLLRFPRAFAHGYVEDTVRHETFRSIAYKKIPALLQREHVPEPEQQQILALLQQRSAKDAYYHAWVRIGDINVTMRLRDWRPNGEVLAPCSLRQQMAEEATQELAHYQDLT; translated from the coding sequence GTGTTGCAGTGGTTGAGTGCTGGGCAACTGGGCAATCGGTTGCAACGAACCGTTCGCCTGTGGGTATTGTTGAGCCACCTCTACGGGCCAACCTGGAACTGGGCGATACAATTGCCCCAACCCTTTTCCTATCCCGATCTGCGCGATCGTTTATTTGCTCCCACCCATAAGCAGAGTGACAACCTGAGTATTGAGGTCATCACTTCGACCTGTACTGATCCGAGCTGTGCCTGTCATCAAACGATGCAAGCATGGCTTTCAGGGACTCATCTCATTCCTTCTGAACCTCGGTGGTTGGAAGAGATGATCCACCTGACTGGTCTTTCCATGGCAGAACTGCAGGGGCAGTTGCAACTGTATCCCTTTGCCACGGTGCATCGATCGTTGCGAGAGGATCTCAAACTGCTGGCTAAATTAGGCTGGTTGCAATCCTCAGATCGGGGCAGCTATTTGTGTCAGATCCCTGCTCACTGGCCCGAACCTCCAACAGAAGTTGAAACAGCTCCTGAATTAGCCCGACTCTCCTCATCCGAAACCTGGGATTTGCTGCGGGCCTTGGAATCTGTCAGTTTCATGCAACCCAATCTAGAACCCACAATTCAGGCTCTCTGGGATCAGGCAACAAAGGCAGATCCACCAATGTCTCGACTGGAGCAAGAACCGACACAGCGAATCTTTCTGGAGCTGGAATACATTCTGTTCCCAGACACTCAAGACCGGGTCGATACCTATCAGGATCAATTAACACAGCTCTGGCGCAAGGGAGAAGGTGGGGTGATCACTTTTGAATATTTCATGGCGAGAGCACAGAAACAGGTGCAGGTAATTGTGCATCCAGTTTGCATTCACTATGTGCGACGGGCGAAGTACTTGAGTGCCTATGGGCTGGACCCGGAAGGTCAGATCGGCTGGCACAATTATCGCCTTGATCGAATTGTGTCCGATCGCTTGAGAATCCTCCCCTGGGGTGATCCGCTAGTACCCAAAGCCCTCAAGGATCTGTGGCATGCAGGCCAGCTCTATACCCCAGACTATGTGCGAGAACAATTACGACAAGCCTGGGGATTTAACTTTTACCTGCGCCGTGAACTGCTGCTGTTGCGCTTTCCCAGAGCCTTTGCTCACGGGTACGTTGAAGATACGGTGCGGCATGAGACTTTTCGCTCGATCGCCTACAAAAAGATTCCCGCTTTACTGCAACGGGAGCATGTGCCAGAGCCAGAACAGCAACAAATTCTGGCACTATTGCAGCAACGATCGGCGAAAGATGCCTATTACCATGCCTGGGTTCGCATTGGGGATATCAATGTGACCATGCGCCTGCGGGATTGGCGACCAAATGGAGAGGTGTTAGCTCCCTGCTCTCTCCGTCAGCAAATGGCTGAGGAAGCGACTCAAGAGCTAGCCCACTATCAGGATTTAACTTGA
- a CDS encoding Uma2 family endonuclease, translating into MVVQIPIRLIQVPPGQRVLLQGIDWEKFEAVLEELGEHRSTKIAYSNGILEIMAPLPVHEFDKEIISDLLKVFLEELEIEFLTLGSTTFKNKTMRQGIEPDQCFYIQNELPIRGKKCLDLAIDPPPDLALEVDITSRTHPDIYAALGVPELWRRDGDLIQVYVLQSGRYIEVEDSPTAPGWRLPAVIPQYVEQSRAIGRNQVMRAFRTWVREELERKG; encoded by the coding sequence ATGGTCGTCCAAATTCCGATTCGGCTGATTCAGGTTCCACCGGGGCAACGAGTCCTGTTGCAAGGCATTGATTGGGAGAAATTTGAGGCGGTTCTGGAGGAATTGGGGGAACATCGCTCCACGAAGATCGCTTACAGCAATGGAATTTTGGAGATTATGGCTCCGTTACCGGTCCATGAATTTGACAAGGAAATCATCAGTGACTTGCTGAAAGTGTTTCTGGAAGAGTTGGAGATTGAGTTTTTGACGTTGGGATCAACCACCTTCAAAAACAAAACTATGCGGCAAGGGATTGAGCCAGATCAATGCTTTTATATTCAAAACGAATTGCCGATACGGGGCAAAAAATGCCTTGATTTAGCGATCGATCCACCTCCTGACTTAGCTCTCGAAGTTGATATTACCTCTCGCACCCATCCAGATATCTATGCAGCTTTGGGTGTACCCGAATTATGGAGACGGGATGGCGATCTGATTCAAGTCTATGTTCTCCAGTCAGGTCGCTATATTGAAGTAGAGGATAGCCCGACTGCACCCGGATGGCGACTGCCAGCGGTGATTCCACAATATGTTGAGCAAAGTCGAGCGATCGGACGAAATCAGGTCATGCGGGCGTTCCGGACTTGGGTGAGGGAGGAGTTAGAGAGAAAGGGCTAA
- the csx2 gene encoding TIGR02221 family CRISPR-associated protein — MAKILIASLGTGSVTKDGDSLRQYRKATYKIGEELYEETFIASALYQNLKLDRIIFIGTVKSMWEEVYRFFCKAKRVPFDEDYYWELVEKIEALNYQSSLDSLDLSELNKVLGGESKCVLTKYGLNQEELWINFERISQSLSDLEENDQLYIDITHSFRSLPILQFLTITFINDLLSEKKIEIAGIYYGMLEVSRELENITPIVDLKPLFEITTWIKGAYNLKNYGNGELIAELLCQQNEELLAKRIHALSDAIQINYVPDIKQKSSDLKSTLSETVSEGPFKYVRSILENFVNRFSRSSLSESQFQLELADWYFQNKRYSTGYITLAEAVITYVCEVQGRDPKNKDCREEMKEFLCKHNQSTSLYKVFNKVNSIRRGVAHALLEGRTENLKQAIEEANNYQLKIRRIFSKGTLN, encoded by the coding sequence ATGGCTAAAATTTTAATTGCTTCTCTGGGCACTGGGTCTGTCACGAAAGATGGTGATTCACTCAGACAGTATAGAAAAGCAACCTACAAAATAGGTGAAGAGCTTTACGAAGAAACATTTATCGCTTCTGCTCTTTATCAGAATCTTAAGCTGGATAGAATCATTTTCATAGGAACCGTAAAATCAATGTGGGAAGAAGTATACCGCTTCTTTTGTAAGGCAAAAAGAGTGCCCTTTGATGAAGATTATTACTGGGAACTTGTAGAAAAAATTGAAGCTTTAAACTACCAAAGCTCTCTAGATTCTTTGGATTTGTCAGAGCTTAATAAGGTCCTTGGAGGTGAGTCTAAATGCGTATTGACTAAATATGGATTAAATCAAGAGGAATTATGGATAAACTTTGAAAGAATTAGTCAAAGTCTAAGTGATCTTGAAGAAAATGATCAATTATACATTGATATCACACACTCCTTTCGTTCTCTCCCGATCCTTCAATTTCTAACAATTACATTTATTAATGATTTATTGTCTGAAAAAAAGATTGAAATTGCAGGTATTTACTATGGAATGCTTGAGGTATCTAGAGAACTAGAGAATATAACACCGATAGTAGATTTAAAACCTCTCTTTGAGATTACTACCTGGATAAAGGGTGCTTATAATCTCAAGAATTATGGGAATGGTGAGTTGATCGCTGAATTGTTATGCCAACAGAATGAGGAATTGTTGGCAAAACGTATTCATGCTTTATCTGATGCAATTCAAATTAACTACGTGCCGGATATTAAACAAAAGAGTTCAGATTTAAAATCTACCCTTTCTGAAACCGTTTCTGAAGGACCATTTAAATATGTAAGATCAATTCTTGAAAATTTTGTCAATAGATTTTCAAGGAGTTCTCTCAGTGAGAGTCAATTTCAGCTAGAACTTGCAGATTGGTATTTCCAGAATAAACGTTATTCAACTGGCTATATAACACTTGCTGAAGCAGTAATTACCTATGTTTGCGAAGTTCAGGGAAGGGATCCTAAAAATAAAGATTGCCGTGAAGAAATGAAAGAATTTCTATGCAAACATAATCAGTCAACATCTCTTTATAAGGTGTTTAATAAGGTAAACAGCATTCGCAGGGGTGTTGCTCATGCCCTCTTAGAAGGTAGAACAGAAAATCTCAAGCAAGCTATTGAAGAAGCCAATAACTATCAATTAAAAATTCGCCGAATTTTTTCGAAGGGAACTCTAAACTAA
- the cas6 gene encoding CRISPR system precrRNA processing endoribonuclease RAMP protein Cas6, whose translation MLIRSTWTLTVPEPVALPRSYGMELVKELHRRMGLELGNEAIPTTTYSGILGHWFASRDFLTFHPEEFYQLSLSGLQEPASKAIANLQLSSTLEFLGAAFSIVNREDEVTSYESLYHQLVAAEPEPVRRFDLKFLTPTAFAQNRTYLPLPVPTLMFRSWLERWNHFAPVYLGSEDLIGYLGEAIVLSHHRIQTYSTQIHQGQVTGFKGDVTLRVRGQIDPLLANVANLLVQYAQFSGTGIKTRLGMGQTLLIKGDS comes from the coding sequence ATGCTGATTCGATCGACCTGGACTTTGACTGTGCCTGAGCCTGTTGCCTTACCCCGGTCCTATGGCATGGAACTGGTGAAGGAATTGCATCGCCGCATGGGGCTTGAACTCGGCAATGAAGCCATTCCAACCACAACTTATTCTGGCATTTTAGGTCACTGGTTTGCCTCAAGAGACTTCCTGACTTTTCACCCAGAAGAATTTTACCAGCTCTCTCTATCAGGTCTCCAAGAACCGGCTTCAAAGGCGATCGCTAATCTCCAACTCTCCTCAACGCTGGAATTTCTGGGAGCTGCTTTCTCCATTGTTAACCGAGAAGATGAGGTTACCAGCTATGAAAGTCTTTATCACCAGTTAGTCGCTGCCGAACCAGAACCTGTGCGGCGGTTCGACCTCAAGTTTCTCACCCCCACCGCATTCGCCCAGAACCGTACCTATCTCCCTTTACCCGTTCCAACTCTAATGTTCCGCAGTTGGTTGGAACGCTGGAACCACTTTGCACCCGTATATCTAGGGAGTGAGGATCTGATCGGGTATCTGGGAGAGGCGATCGTCCTCAGTCACCATAGAATTCAAACCTATTCGACCCAAATTCACCAAGGGCAGGTGACCGGTTTCAAAGGTGACGTGACGCTGAGGGTGCGAGGCCAGATTGATCCGCTGCTAGCAAATGTGGCTAACTTGTTGGTGCAATATGCTCAGTTTAGTGGAACAGGCATTAAAACCCGCTTAGGAATGGGACAAACTTTACTAATTAAAGGTGATTCATAA
- the csm5 gene encoding type III-A CRISPR-associated RAMP protein Csm5: MTQAPDFVLTKPDVYKTCRIQLTSPILHIGSAVSKLNPFECVQTGRRVYLPDQNALARALKERGRLDDFIQRVEDRGDITSLLEDTFGDRWQTALTSEGDRLFPEHLISAKWTGEKITELRPMIRNGLGQLYIPGSSLKGAIRTAIAYYLLKHAERFNVPQQNQISAIESRLRKSMGELRHRAKFTDDSLFMNRLFADFDLIYQGKPVSAREGPNTDFMRAVHVTDSDPLIEQEIVNKRGQKGAINQAITTEVIVSSHFPDWKAKYRASIYTEMVRLAQTQFTITLDETMLSWFRHSQRMTLPFQTIEDLLKICQEFAQDQWDHEHYYWQEVKNNPNAQGKNLDFSDIRTLYEPEQCPFSLRVGWASGMAGTTVNLLLDDNLRMEIRDTCGLKAPGFEAPKSRRTVVGSSGAIKFVPGWVKFKVV, encoded by the coding sequence ATGACCCAAGCCCCTGATTTTGTCCTCACCAAACCAGATGTTTATAAGACTTGTCGAATTCAACTGACCAGTCCCATTTTGCATATTGGGTCAGCCGTATCGAAGTTAAATCCCTTTGAATGTGTGCAAACGGGACGGCGAGTTTATCTTCCTGATCAAAATGCCCTGGCCAGGGCATTAAAAGAACGGGGACGCTTGGATGATTTCATTCAGCGAGTTGAAGACCGGGGAGACATTACATCCCTGTTGGAAGATACCTTTGGCGATCGCTGGCAAACTGCCCTCACCAGTGAGGGTGATCGTCTCTTCCCCGAACACTTGATTAGCGCCAAGTGGACAGGAGAGAAGATTACCGAATTGCGTCCGATGATTCGCAATGGTTTGGGGCAGCTTTATATTCCTGGCTCTTCCCTTAAAGGGGCTATACGAACAGCGATCGCCTACTACCTGCTCAAGCATGCTGAGCGATTTAACGTCCCGCAACAGAATCAAATCAGTGCCATCGAAAGCCGACTCCGCAAAAGCATGGGGGAACTCAGACACCGGGCTAAATTTACAGACGATAGCTTATTTATGAACCGGCTCTTTGCTGACTTTGATCTCATCTATCAGGGAAAACCCGTTTCTGCCAGAGAAGGTCCGAATACAGATTTTATGCGGGCAGTTCATGTGACTGACTCAGATCCTTTAATCGAACAGGAAATTGTCAACAAAAGAGGCCAAAAGGGTGCGATTAATCAAGCCATTACAACGGAAGTAATTGTCTCCAGCCACTTTCCTGATTGGAAAGCCAAGTATAGAGCCTCGATCTATACAGAAATGGTTCGATTAGCGCAAACCCAATTTACGATTACCCTCGACGAAACCATGCTCTCTTGGTTTCGTCATAGTCAGAGGATGACCCTGCCCTTTCAGACGATCGAGGATCTGCTCAAGATTTGCCAGGAATTTGCCCAAGACCAATGGGATCACGAGCACTATTATTGGCAGGAAGTGAAGAATAATCCCAATGCGCAGGGGAAAAATCTTGATTTCAGCGACATTCGAACATTGTATGAACCGGAGCAATGTCCTTTTAGCCTACGGGTCGGCTGGGCCAGTGGCATGGCCGGAACTACCGTTAACCTGTTACTGGACGATAACTTGAGAATGGAAATCCGAGATACCTGTGGCCTTAAAGCTCCTGGTTTTGAGGCTCCCAAGTCTCGCCGCACAGTTGTAGGCTCCAGTGGCGCAATTAAGTTTGTCCCAGGCTGGGTCAAGTTTAAGGTAGTGTAG
- the csm4 gene encoding type III-A CRISPR-associated RAMP protein Csm4, with amino-acid sequence MKRWKIVKLKFGQNPVHFGELGIGLEETSERVRSDTLFSALITIYARLGYPVENLLDRFQTEAEPPFRLSSTFIYREVNNQSIYYLPRPVALPKNYPAGEDDMDFAKTFKGLKFLPLEIWQKWYQGEGFTARDRCQLIAKTKKNDSGFKGQTLDQAGTFDYGKAFEKHKLPKVAIDRTTSATNFYHTGFVHYQSEQNGNRVKSLSGLYFLLHLPEANSALEEELHTTLNFLGEEGLGGERSSGAGRFEAEWLDLPSQWNDLITIPEANRHSLLSVFWDDAITAKSSLFQEASYELQERGGWITSPFSGRQQRRKSVQMFVEGSVFSDKPQGKLADVTPENFNTHKIYRSGIAVSLPVKA; translated from the coding sequence ATGAAAAGGTGGAAAATAGTAAAACTCAAGTTTGGGCAAAATCCAGTTCATTTTGGTGAGTTAGGGATTGGCCTGGAAGAAACCAGCGAACGGGTCCGATCGGATACCCTGTTCAGTGCCCTGATCACCATCTATGCTCGCCTGGGATATCCTGTTGAGAACCTGCTCGATCGCTTCCAGACTGAAGCAGAACCTCCCTTTCGCCTCAGTTCCACCTTTATCTATCGTGAAGTCAACAACCAATCCATTTACTATCTTCCTCGTCCAGTGGCTTTGCCCAAAAACTATCCCGCTGGAGAGGATGATATGGATTTTGCCAAAACCTTCAAAGGTCTGAAGTTTTTACCCTTAGAAATTTGGCAAAAATGGTACCAAGGTGAGGGTTTTACAGCCAGAGATCGTTGCCAACTGATAGCTAAAACTAAGAAGAATGATAGTGGATTTAAGGGCCAGACCTTAGACCAGGCTGGAACATTTGATTATGGCAAAGCTTTTGAAAAACATAAGCTGCCCAAGGTCGCGATCGATCGTACAACCAGCGCAACCAACTTCTACCACACAGGGTTTGTCCATTATCAATCAGAACAAAATGGCAACAGGGTTAAAAGCCTTTCAGGGCTTTATTTTCTCCTCCATCTTCCTGAAGCAAATTCAGCTCTGGAGGAAGAACTTCACACGACACTGAATTTCCTGGGCGAAGAAGGATTAGGTGGAGAGCGATCAAGCGGAGCAGGGCGATTTGAGGCGGAATGGCTGGATCTTCCCTCCCAGTGGAATGATCTAATCACCATTCCTGAAGCGAATCGCCACAGTCTACTCAGTGTCTTTTGGGATGATGCAATTACAGCTAAAAGCAGTTTGTTTCAAGAAGCCAGTTACGAATTGCAGGAGCGAGGCGGATGGATTACTTCTCCCTTCTCAGGTCGGCAACAACGACGAAAATCTGTCCAAATGTTTGTGGAGGGGTCTGTTTTCTCAGACAAACCCCAGGGCAAACTCGCTGATGTTACGCCTGAGAATTTCAATACCCACAAGATCTACCGCAGTGGAATTGCTGTAAGTTTGCCAGTTAAAGCGTGA
- the csm3 gene encoding type III-A CRISPR-associated RAMP protein Csm3: MMMQQKFLLGKLFIKGELVVETGLHIGGGGENLDIGGLDKPVIRDPLTRQPYIPGSSLKGKLRSILERLEGKPINRKGGSGTYRYESDDLEDGYTELGQNTAPIKFTGARNCPVSRVFGSTGNNCWLKTSIIDSEGLDRVNDLRKLPRTDLEESGEEFSYAKGRNSPAHLIVRDCHLLNASRLEKIDTGLYMTEWKFENGLDRITAAANPRQIERVPKGARFDFEMVYTVESENKSAEDVAKSLNDARTDLKNLLQAIFILEDDALGGHGSRGYGKVSFENLLFHYRDYRLVSSNQNTILVLPSHNALEAPIENTSKLPEKFNEIQDLLPTV; encoded by the coding sequence ATGATGATGCAACAAAAATTTCTGTTAGGAAAACTCTTTATCAAAGGTGAGTTAGTTGTTGAAACTGGCTTACACATTGGTGGAGGTGGTGAAAACCTTGATATTGGTGGACTAGATAAACCTGTAATTCGAGATCCTTTGACTCGTCAGCCGTATATTCCTGGTTCCTCCCTTAAGGGAAAGCTCAGATCAATCCTGGAGCGATTAGAGGGAAAACCTATAAATCGCAAAGGAGGTTCAGGGACTTACCGCTACGAGAGTGACGATTTGGAAGATGGTTACACAGAACTCGGACAAAATACTGCACCCATTAAATTTACTGGTGCTCGAAATTGCCCTGTCAGCAGAGTTTTTGGTTCTACAGGAAATAACTGCTGGCTTAAAACTTCTATCATTGATTCAGAGGGTTTAGATCGCGTTAATGACCTTCGTAAGCTTCCCCGTACTGACTTAGAAGAGAGTGGTGAAGAATTCTCTTACGCTAAAGGACGAAATTCACCTGCTCATTTGATTGTTCGGGATTGTCATCTCTTGAATGCTTCCAGACTTGAGAAAATTGATACTGGGCTTTACATGACTGAATGGAAGTTTGAGAACGGTTTGGATCGAATTACAGCAGCAGCAAATCCAAGACAAATAGAACGTGTTCCTAAAGGAGCTAGATTTGACTTTGAAATGGTTTATACCGTTGAAAGTGAAAATAAATCAGCGGAAGATGTTGCCAAGTCTTTAAATGATGCTCGAACGGATCTGAAGAACTTATTGCAAGCAATTTTTATTTTAGAGGATGATGCATTAGGTGGTCATGGTTCTCGTGGTTACGGTAAAGTCAGTTTTGAGAACTTACTATTTCACTATCGAGATTATCGACTCGTATCCTCTAATCAGAACACTATACTAGTTTTGCCTTCTCATAACGCTTTAGAAGCTCCAATTGAGAATACTTCTAAATTGCCTGAAAAATTCAATGAAATTCAAGATCTACTGCCAACTGTTTGA
- the csm2 gene encoding type III-A CRISPR-associated protein Csm2 has product MTQPLNRPTRSSPQIHQKQSLGSNQSVQQKPESVEQSDEVTNITSEIQTTIKKLESGLHQYQVRTLVEQARKFGIHLKKHELKTNHLRRFLDAVKQIEARLNRGDEFSIVDNDIAFLQPQLAYAAARKREEMKKKDKVNPAKEFSDVITVAIKEKVKSPKDFERLVQLVEAIIAYHKEAGGE; this is encoded by the coding sequence ATGACACAACCACTCAACCGACCTACAAGATCTTCTCCGCAAATTCATCAGAAACAGTCGCTTGGATCAAATCAAAGTGTTCAACAAAAACCAGAATCTGTTGAGCAAAGTGATGAGGTTACAAATATCACAAGTGAAATTCAGACAACTATTAAAAAATTAGAGTCTGGATTACATCAATATCAAGTCCGTACGCTTGTTGAACAAGCCAGAAAATTTGGCATACACCTTAAAAAACATGAGTTAAAAACTAATCATCTGCGAAGATTTCTAGATGCAGTGAAACAAATTGAAGCTCGATTGAATCGAGGAGATGAGTTTTCCATAGTAGATAATGATATTGCTTTTCTTCAACCCCAACTGGCTTATGCTGCTGCTCGAAAACGAGAGGAGATGAAAAAAAAGGATAAGGTCAATCCCGCCAAAGAATTTAGTGATGTTATCACTGTTGCAATTAAAGAGAAAGTGAAATCACCGAAGGATTTTGAGAGGCTAGTTCAATTGGTTGAAGCGATTATTGCTTATCACAAAGAGGCAGGTGGAGAGTGA